A single window of Falco rusticolus isolate bFalRus1 chromosome 16, bFalRus1.pri, whole genome shotgun sequence DNA harbors:
- the IL10RA gene encoding interleukin-10 receptor subunit alpha has protein sequence MAPSAAALALCVALLLASQTDGEKLGSPTRVRFAAEIAHHLLRWEPGHNNPSDIRYEVEHKVYGRNFSWTAIPDCMKISGHSCDLTRYTLDPALRYYARVRAVLGNRTSPWQRTNAFSPQEASLRLSGQSLSVKGNTIYVQLQLLLKAGNLTVKYDDIQKHMKRYRVYVRRAQDNRTYELMETTPEFNISNLFWDMEYCVSVEPDVASRHTRTTRTNEQCVTISKRDRSAELLLSIVSSSFITLLLLGLLGALLVCTYIKKPMRPPSVLKSFIKQSSLWVEQDSSSSGSPDTDPVQQLFLCQEPQQDSGADGSTGRAQLPLENGWRLPAWPEDRMHLLGLRSMGSGDSSYTSTDSGICLHASSFELSCSSGPEPQGYKQQLPTADDSGVGLESTCPGPTCPSGSGNASAVEARELGLSPAAGQDSQQDVEFLGYLQQSTGTVEPQQDPAKWVPFSSCAGPPQGPGSADIALDVECSELAVAKGYLKQSTAGIPRSHVQDLAPRGPPQEPTAWDFSSQVGPQVPTLLSYGDPGAPLVSKASPELLKAPFDPNIINTDLLGTLPLISSLSTNQWLTLQMNPLSLLNGDSKDSRL, from the exons ATGGCCCCCTCTGCCGCAGCCCTGGCACTATGCGTGGCACTGCTCCTCGCCTCGCAGACAGACG GTGAGAAGCTGGGGAGCCCCACACGCGTGCGCTTTGCTGCAGAGATAGCGCATCACTTGCTGCGGTGGGAGCCAGGACACAACAACCCCAGTGACATCCGCTATGAAGTGGAGCACAAAGT CTATGGCAGGAATTTCTCCTGGACAGCCATCCCAGACTGCATGAAGATCTCAGGGCACTCCTGTGACCTCACGCGCTACACCCTGGATCCTGCCCTGCGCTACTACGCACGGGTCAGGGCTGTGTTGGGAAACCGCACGTCCCCGTGGCAAAGGACCAATGCTTTCTCCCCGCAAGAAG CCAGCCTGCGCCTGTCAGGCCAGAGCCTCTCTGTGAAGGGCAACACCATCTAcgtgcagctgcagctgcttctcaaGGCAGGGAACCTCACCGTGAAATACGATGACATACAGAAGCACATGAAGCGATACCGGGTGTACGTCAGGAGGGCGCAGGACAATCGGACG TACGAGTTGATGGAGACCACCCCGGAGTTCAACATCAGCAACCTCTTCTGGGACATGGAGTACTGCGTCAGCGTGGAGCCCGACGTGGCCAGCCGGCACACCCGCACCACGCGCACCAACGAGCAGTGCGTCACCATCAGCAAGAGAGACA GGAGTGCGGAGCTTCTCCTGAGCATCGTCAGCTCCTCCTTCATCACCCTGTTGCTCTTGGGTCTCCTGGGGGCTCTACTGGTGTGCACCTACATAAAGAAACCCATGAGGCCACCGTCCGTCCTG aAATCTTTCATAAAGCAGAGCTCGCTGTGGGTGGAACAGGACTCCTCATCCTCTGGCAGCCCGGACACAGACCCTGTGCAGCAGCTATTCCTGTGCCAGGAGCCCCAGCAGGACAGTGGCGCCGAtggcagcactggcagagccCAGTTGCCCCTGGAGAATGGCTGGAGGCTTCCAGCGTGGCCCGAGGATCGGATGCACCTGCTGGGGCTGAGGTCCATGGGGAGCGGAGACAGCAGCTACACCAGCACCGACAGTGGCATTTGCCTGCATGCCTCCTCCTTCGAACTGAGCTGCTCCTCAGGCCCCGAGCCCCAGGGCtacaagcagcagctgcccacagctgACGACAGCGGCGTGGGCTTAGAGAGCACCTGCCCTGGCCCCACGTGCCCCTCCGGCAGCGGGAATGCCAGTGCCGTGGAGGCCAGGGAGCTCGGCCTCTCCCCTGCCGCCGGCCAGGACAGCCAGCAAGACGTGGAGTTCCTTGGATACCTGCAGCAGTCCACGGGCACAGTGGAGCCACAGCAGGACCCAGCCAAGTGGGTGCCCTTCTCCAGCTGTGCAGGACCCCCACAGGGCCCAGGCAGTGCTGACATTGCGTTGGATGTAGAGTGCTCCGAGCTGGCTGTAGCCAAAGGATATTTGAAGCAGTCCACCGCCGGGATTCCTCGCAgccacgtgcaggaccttgctCCACGGGGGCCCCCTCAGGAGCCCACTGCCTGGGACTTTTCCAGCCAGGTGGGGCCCCAAGTCCCCACTCTGCTGAGCTATGGGGATCCAGGTGCTCCCTTAGTCTCCAAAGCCAGCCCTGAGCTCCTGAAAGCTCCCTTTGACCCAAACATCATCAACACCGACCTCCTGGGGACGCTGCCCCTCAtctccagcctcagcaccaACCAGTGGCTCACGCTGCAGATGAATCCCCTGAGCCTGCTCAACGGGGACAGCAAGGACAGCCGCCTGTGA
- the SMIM35 gene encoding small integral membrane protein 35, producing MAVGQTRSPFSLCFTEQEPINVLGIVLGVGLALLILVLFGYTLVRWYKRGQCWHGPDFVFNLYHTRGLGSVELVPPFSISGSLSGAGSSYVPFCNRGP from the exons ATGGCTGTGGGACAAACCAGG agccccttctccctctgctttaCAGAGCAAGAGCCCATCAACGTGCTCGGGATTGTCTTGGGTGTCGGGCTGGCCTTGCTGATCCTGGTGCTTTTTGGCTACACCTTGGTCCGGTGGTACAAGAGGGGCCAGTGCTGGCACG GGCCTGACTTCGTCTTCAACCTCTATCACACCCG TGGGCTGGGGTCGGTGGAGCTGGTGCCACCTTTCAGCATCAGCGGCTCGCTgagcggggctgggagcagctaTGTGCCTTTCTGCAACAGGGGGCCTTga
- the TMPRSS4 gene encoding transmembrane protease serine 4, whose translation MNMDLATEQLNGRGPSTRRKTSVVLESFKRIGILVLAAVLSLACLVAVGFLVKIYLDYHYFFCKSPLKLVPLQQVCDGQVDCLEGEDEANCPQWVPEGPPAEARVSKDRSILQVLNRNTGAWSCACHDHFSLVLAKAACEQMGYRSTPTFGAVQAGAGQPLPAREVVLSNGSLQVPEPGRKCLSGSVVSLFCSNCGESVRTPRVLGGSPAAIEAWPWQVSLQYRKEHICGGSIIDPSWVLTAAHCFKNNPVIQSWRVKAGSDLLSGAATLAVEKVFLAEVTPTSPKDGDIALVKLQYPLRVSESSKPICLPYFDEELAPGTPLWVIGWGYTQEHGKLSETLQQAEVGLIDKESCNRAAYHGEVTEKMLCAGLPQGGVDTCQGDSGGPLLYSGKHWQVVGIVSWGQGCGTPSIPGVYTSVRAYLNWIYGVWRVSAIAAAACRAALSCRFPGDGGEGLGPPRWLCTEGNHASGMQRGCRAAGSQPPSVRELSQLVRTNCS comes from the exons ATGAATATG GATTTAGCCACTGAGCAGCTGAACGGCAGAG GTCCCAGCACAAGACGCAAAACCTCCGTGGTGCTGGAGTCCTTCAAGCGGATCGGCATCCTCGTCCTGGCAGCGGTGCTCAGCCTCGCCTGCCTGGTTGCAGTTGGCTTCCTGG TCAAGATTTACCTGGACTACCACTACTTCTTCTGCAAGTCGCCTCTGAAGCTGGTGCCACTGCAGCAGGTGTGTGATGGGCAGGTGGACTGTCTGGAGGGCGAGGATGAGGCCAACTGTCCCCAGTGGGTTCCTGAGGGACCACCAGCTGAGG CCCGTGTCTCCAAAGACAGATCCATCCTGCAGGTGCTTAACAGAAACACAGGAGCCTGGTCCTGTGCCTGTCACGACCACTTCAGCCTGGTGCTGGCGAAAGCAGCCTGTGAGCAAATGGGCTACAGGAG CACCCCGACGTTTGGGGCGGTGCAGGCAGGTGCAGGGCAACCCCTGCCTGCCCGAGAGGTCGTGCTGAGCAATGGCAGCCTGCAGGTGCCCGAGCCGGGCAG GAAATGCCTCTCTGGATCGGTTGTTTCGCTCTTTTGTTCCA ACTGCGGGGAGAGCGTAAGGACGCCACGCGTGCTGGGTGGGAGCCCGGCAGCCATCGAGGCTTGGCCGTGGCAGGTCAGCTTGCAGTACAGAAAGGAGCACATCTGCGGGGGCAGCATCATCGACCCCAGCTGGGTCCTGACGGCAGCGCACTGCTTCAA GAACAACCCCGTCATCCAGAGCTGGCGCGTGAAGGCTGGCTCTGATCTCCTCTCGGGTGCTGCCACCCTTGCTGTGGAGAAAGTCTTCCTAGCTGAGGTGACACCCACATCTCCCAAGGACGGTGACATTGCCCTCGTGAAGCTGCAGTATCCCCTGCGTGTCTCAG AGAGCAGCAAGCCCATCTGTCTGCCCTATTTCGACGAGGAGCTGGCGCCAGGCACCCCCCTGTGGGTGATAGGCTGGGGCTACACGCAGGAGCACG GCAAGCTGTCGGAgaccctgcagcaggcagaggtgggaCTCATCGACAAGGAGAGCTGCAACCGGGCTGCCTACCACGGGGAGGTCACCGAGAAGATGCTGTGTGCCGGCCTGCCCCAAGGCGGGGTGGACACCTGCCAG GGGGACAGCGGCGGGCCCCTGCTGTACTCAGGCAAGCACTGGCAGGTGGTGGGCATCGTCAGCTGGGGCCAGGGCTGTGGGACCCCCAGCATACCCGGCGTCTACACCAGCGTCCGCGCCTACCTCAACTGGATCTACGGTGTCTGGAGGGTCAGTGccattgctgcagcagcatgcagggCTGCGCTATCCTGCAGGTTTCCTGGGGACGGTGGGGAAGGGTTAGGGCCCCCTCGGTGGCTTTGCACAGAGGGGAACCACGCCAGTGGCATGCAGcgtggctgcagggctgcaggcagccagcccccTTCTGTGCGGGAGCTGAGCCAGCTCGTGCGAACAAACTGTTCCTGA
- the SCN4B gene encoding sodium channel subunit beta-4 isoform X2 — protein MALNNSDVLLPCTFTTCIGFHNLIFTWYFNSTEMIYHGQIKNKASEPFLVGRNPRVEFVGSTTKKENNISIVLKNVEFSDAGKYTCYVKNPKEKNAEHNATIFLTVVHKMVETDNTVTLIIVGVVGGLIGLLILFMLIKRVVLFIIKKTQDGKKECLVSSSGNDNTENGLAGSKAEQKAPPKA, from the exons ATGGCTCTAAATAACTCCGAtgtcctgctgccctgcaccttCACCACCTGCATAGGCTTTCACAACCTGATCTTCACGTGGTATTTCAACTCGACAGAGATG ATTTACCATGGCCAGATAAAGAACAAAGCCTCAGAGCCCTTCCTCGTGGGGCGCAACCCACGGGTTGAGTTTGTCGGCTCGACGaccaagaaggaaaacaacatctCCATTGTCCTGAAGAACGTGGAGTTCAGTGATGCTGGGAAATACACCTGCTACGTCAAGAACCCCAAGGAGAAGAACGCGGAGCACAATGCCACCATCTTCCTCACAGTGGTCCACAAGA tggTGGAGACAGACAACACTGTGACGCTCATCATCGTGGGCGTTGTGGGGGGGCTCATCGGCCTCCTCATCCTCTTCATGCTCATCAAGAGGGTTGTCCTGTTCATCATCAAGAAGACCCAGGATGGGAA GAAGGAGTGTCTCGTGAGTTCGTCAGGGAATGACAACACCGAGAACGGCTTGGCTGGCTCCaaggcagaacaaaaagcaCCACCAAAGGCATGA
- the SCN4B gene encoding sodium channel subunit beta-4 isoform X1, with amino-acid sequence MAPRSAAARRRTALAALLGLHVVAIAFALEVSVGKTNTVMALNNSDVLLPCTFTTCIGFHNLIFTWYFNSTEMIYHGQIKNKASEPFLVGRNPRVEFVGSTTKKENNISIVLKNVEFSDAGKYTCYVKNPKEKNAEHNATIFLTVVHKMVETDNTVTLIIVGVVGGLIGLLILFMLIKRVVLFIIKKTQDGKKECLVSSSGNDNTENGLAGSKAEQKAPPKA; translated from the exons ATGGCCCCGCGCTcagccgccgcccgccgccgcacCGCGCTGGCAGCGCTCCTGG gTTTGCATGTCGTTGCCATCGCCTTTGCCTTGGAGGTGTCAGTGGGGAAGACCAACACTGTGATGGCTCTAAATAACTCCGAtgtcctgctgccctgcaccttCACCACCTGCATAGGCTTTCACAACCTGATCTTCACGTGGTATTTCAACTCGACAGAGATG ATTTACCATGGCCAGATAAAGAACAAAGCCTCAGAGCCCTTCCTCGTGGGGCGCAACCCACGGGTTGAGTTTGTCGGCTCGACGaccaagaaggaaaacaacatctCCATTGTCCTGAAGAACGTGGAGTTCAGTGATGCTGGGAAATACACCTGCTACGTCAAGAACCCCAAGGAGAAGAACGCGGAGCACAATGCCACCATCTTCCTCACAGTGGTCCACAAGA tggTGGAGACAGACAACACTGTGACGCTCATCATCGTGGGCGTTGTGGGGGGGCTCATCGGCCTCCTCATCCTCTTCATGCTCATCAAGAGGGTTGTCCTGTTCATCATCAAGAAGACCCAGGATGGGAA GAAGGAGTGTCTCGTGAGTTCGTCAGGGAATGACAACACCGAGAACGGCTTGGCTGGCTCCaaggcagaacaaaaagcaCCACCAAAGGCATGA